From a single Callithrix jacchus isolate 240 chromosome 5, calJac240_pri, whole genome shotgun sequence genomic region:
- the DEFB126 gene encoding LOW QUALITY PROTEIN: beta-defensin 126 (The sequence of the model RefSeq protein was modified relative to this genomic sequence to represent the inferred CDS: deleted 1 base in 1 codon), protein MKSLLFTLAVFMLLAQLVSGNWFMKKCANKAGLCKKKCKPGEVYAKPAWVTCGKESYAVFQVKHVLVTPLSVWRKRLRDVQQQQQEEV, encoded by the exons ATGAAGTCCTTACTGTTCACCCTTGCAGTTTTTATGCTCCTGGCCCAATTGGTCTCAG GTAACTGGTTTATGAAAAAGTGTGCAAACAAAGCTGGACTTTGCAAGAAGAAGTGCAAACCCGGAGAGGTGTATGCAAAGCCTGCTTGGGTGACGTGCGGCAAAGAAAGT TATGCTGTGTTCCAGGTAAAACACGTTCTGGTCACCCCTCTGTCCGTGTGGAGAAAAAGACTACGAGACGTTCAACAGCAGCAACAAGAAGAAGTTTGA